The Nycticebus coucang isolate mNycCou1 chromosome 10, mNycCou1.pri, whole genome shotgun sequence sequence ATGGAGAGTTTGGGAGAGGACTGCTTAGATAGGGTTATGAGGGAAGACTTTGAGGAGCTAACAATTCAGCTGAGACTTGAATGAAGAACAGGAAAGCAGGCGTGTAAAGAAAACAGAGGTAATAGCaaacatttatataacattttctaTGCCAGGACAtgtgacatattttttttttggtagagacagtctcactgtaccgccctcgggtagagtgccgtggcgtcacacagctcacagcaacctctaactcttggggtcttacgtgattctcctgcctcagcctccagagcagctgggactacaggcgcccgccacaacgcccggctattttttttgttgcagtttggccggggctgggtttgaacccgccaccctcggcatatggggccggcgccctactcactgagccacaggcgcgtgACATGTTTTAATGAGTTTAAaataaccctatgaggtaggtactatttttatcccccattttatagatgaagaaactaagacacACAATGAAACAACTTGCCCACATCAAAAAGCTAGTAAGTAGCAAACTAGGATTTGAAACCAGTTTCTAGAGTCCttgctcctttctttttctttaaatgtgagacagagtctcactctgttgctacagcctagagtgctgtggcatcagcctagctcacagtaacttcaaccccctaggctcaagcgatcctcctgtctctgcgtccagagtagctgggactataggtacacacaACTatgagctagtttttctatttttaatagagataggatctcgctcttgctcagtctggtctccaactccctcctgcctctgcttccttgAGTGCtaaattacaggaatgagccactgcactggcttAGAGTCCTTGCTCTACTGCCTTTTTGCAGAGAAAAAAGACTTTAGAGTAAAAGTCCAGATGCCTGCCATATTTCTGTAACAGAAATCAGGCCAGTGTAGGTACAGCATAGAGAAATGTGGGGCCGGctgtaatggctcatgcctgtaatcctagcactttgggaggctgaggcgggtggactgcctgagcttacaggttcagaCAGATTGAGACCAGAGTGAGCCAGGGtaagacctcgtttctaaaaatagccaggcacctatagtcccggatgctcaggagctgaggcaagaggatcacttgagcccaggagtttgaggttgctgtaagctatgatgccaaagcactctaccaagggcaacaaagtgagactctgtttcaaaaaagaaaaataagagaaagacatGTAGAAGAGGCAGTAGGGGGGGTCAGACCATGTAGGGCTTTATAGGTAATGATAAGGAACTAGGATTTCATCAAAGCCTCTAGAAAGCAAGGGAGTGCCATAAttagatttacattttaaaaatatgaatctgGCTGGTCAGTGAAGAACTGGTTGTGGAAGGGCATAAGTAAACACAAATCTGTTTGGAAGAGGTTCAGAATCCTCTATTGCACAGGTTCATAGAGATAATGGTGGCTTGGCTGAGGATGTAGAAATGGAGATAGAGACAATTGGATAAACTTGAGATCTATTCTGAAAGCAGAGCCAAGAGGATTTATTGAAGGATTGGATTGTGGATCAATGAAGGAAAGAGCTGAATCAAGGATGGTTTCTTCTAGTTTGGGGGTCTGAACAATTCAATGGATGATGGTACCATttacttatttcatttattcttcatgaTGATCCCTTTCACTAGGATAAattacagtggtgtcatcatagctcactgcaatctcacactcctgggctcaaagccttcctcctgctttctcaaaagtagctgggactacaggcatataccaccaagcctggctaattcttctattttttgtagagacaagggtctcacccttgctcaggctggtcccggaCTCCAGACCTCAAGGGATCCCCCCACCTTGTCCTCTcaaaagtgttaggattacaggtgtgagccatgctgCCCTTACGGTTGAGGAAACCAGGATGAGGAGTGGTGGGAGGGGAGACTAAGGTTAACATAGTAGAGAAGACAGGATTCTAGGTCAAATTTGTCTCATTCCAAAGCTAGAGCTGTCGACTACACGCAACCCAGAAAACAAGGAATTTATTCAAAGTTCGGATGAATATGTGTTTTTGAAACATCTCACATGTTCCTAGAAGAGTTCTGCATAGTTGCAGCATGGCTCAAATGCCCCTGTTTTTATTACCTTTGATTTAGGAAGGTTACCACACAATCTAAATACTAGAAACATTaatgtttcagtttttaaaaaggggaTCAACCCTGTTTTGATCCCTTTTTGTACAAAAGACAAGAGATCAGAGGCTAAATCTCCACATTCCCTCCCTGTCGTTGAGCACCCAGCCAACCACAGGAGCACGGTCACCCGCCCAACAGTCCGGTGGCCTCACGATGATGTAGGCGTCCAGGATGGGACGGTAGAGAGCCAGGACGCGAGTGATGTTAACAGCTAGCTGCCTCCTCTCCTCGAGAGACAGGTCGCGGGCCGAGACGCCCGGCATCCCGAAGTCCAGCAGGCCGCGCGGGCAGCGAGACGCGGCGAGGAAGGATCCAGGGTCAGCACTACGCGGTGCGGGACCCCGTGCCAGGCTCAGCTCTGCAAGCAGAACAGGAAGAGAGAGACTTGAGTTTGGGGCCGCGGCTGCCTTTCCGGGACCCGGCAACGGAGCAGAAGAGCTGAGGCGCCAGTCTTATGTCACCGGCCGCGACGACTCACAGCGTGAAGGTGTCAGTATCGGAGACAGGCTGTGGGGATGACAGCGCAGTGACGTCACAGAGGCCCGCCTCAGAGTCAGGTTCAGGCAGCGACCGCGGGGAACCGGGTCTCACCCTTCCCctacaccctccctccttccggAAGTGGCCCGGGGTTCCCGGCGCGCTGCACTTCCGGCTTGTCGCGACCGTCCCGCATCCTCGAGTTGTACCTCCACGGAGCCAGAGGGGCTGGGGAGCGCATCCCGCCCCCGCCCACACCCacgccgccgccgcccccgccACCGCTGCCGCTCCTAGCGCACTCCGAATCCCTGGCCTCGCTGCCCGAGGTGGGGGCGCTGCGGGAGCGCTCGCGCCGCCCCCTGTTGCGCTCGAACTCTCGCGCCTGCCGTCCCGGGCCCCGTCGCCACGCACCGATTTCCGTATCCGGCTCTGGGCGCTTCCGGTCCTAGCGGGGCCAGTTTAGGAGGTAGGTTTGTGAGCGGGGATATGGGGAGGTGGGACGCCCATTAAAGCTTGCTTTTGCAGGTGGGATGTCCCGACCTCCGATTCAACCTTCCGCTAATAGATGGTGTCAAAAAGGTCCTTTCTTGGGGAGGACTTGGGCGAGACACGTGCAGATTTCCCTTACCCTAACCCGGAAACtggatttgtatattttatttgtgaAGACCGCGCTGTGGATGCCAGGGCAATCCAGAATTCATCCACAGTGGTCTACACCGTACCTCCTCACCATTCCCTTAGATGTTCCCTTCTCAGGCACAGTACAGAGCTCTCCTATTCTGACCTCCTGGACTCAGAGAGTTCGAGCTCGATGGTACTTCCAATCCCTTCAAGAGACCTGGAGATGGGGAACAACCTTCGTAAGATTATATGGCTGGTGACTTGTGGGGCTTTGCTAGAACCCAGGCGTCCTGGCTCATAAGAGTGCTCCCTCCATCATTTCACATGACGTTTTCATTTCCCCTCTTTCTGGGCGATTGCTCTGATATTTTTCCTACCTTAAGTCCTATGACGACCAGTCTTACCTCATTTTTCTCCCAGACTTATGAGTTCAGTTACCAGGATCATTTTCTTCTCTAGGTTGTACTACAGACCTCCACATGTTGGACAATGGGATTCAGCAGAAAATGAGTCCCCCATCCTCTTTTTATCTGTAAGTCACTCAACTGCTCTTCCACCACCCACTGTCCACATGTCTACCTTACTGCTCAATCTGGACTTTGGGGAACCTCCTCCCAAAAAGACATTAGAAGGAAATGCCAAGCACCGAAATTTTGTCAAGAAGCGGCGGCTCTTGGAACGGAGAGGCTTTCTGAATAAAAAGAACCAGCCCCCTAGCAAGGCACCTAAATTTCACTCAGAACCTCCAAAGAAAGGAGAATCTCTTAGGGAGGATGGCACTTGGAAGATTCCAACCTTCCCCAAAAGGAAGAAGACAGCTGCCTCCAGCAGTGGGTCAGAACAGCCTGGGGACAAGAAAGCTTCAGTGTCTTGGCTGACCCCTGCCCCTTCCAAGAAGGCTGATTCTGTTGTAGCTAACGTAGATTTGCTGGGGGAGTTCCAGAGTGCCCTTCCAAAGATCAAGAGCCCCCCATCCAGCTCCCAGAAGAAGGGGCCTCAGAAGAAACCCTTTCAGAAGAACCCTCCTCAGAAAAATACTCCACAAAACTCCACTCAAGCTCATTCAGAGAATAAATGCTTTGGAACATCCCAGAAGTTGCCAAAAAAGATGGTGGCAATTGACTGTGAGATGGTGGGCACAGGACCCAAAGGGCATGTTAGTTCCTTAGCTCGATGTAGCATTGTCAGCTACAATGGAGATGTGGTTTATGATGAGTACATCCTTCCCCCCTGCCACATTGTGGACTACCGGACTAGATGGAGTGGTATCCGGAAACAACACATGGTGAACGCCACACCCTTCAAGATTGCTCGAGGCCAGGTGAGAAACATGGGCCATGATGGTGGCAGCAACTGGGTTGAGAGAGGTCCAAGTTAGTTTTCAGCAAAGGATAGCATTCTAGGAAGGTGCCAAAGgtttgtggagggagggagaatatCAGTTGATGAAGAAGTCTTCCTGTCAGGATAAGGAGTGGCAAAAGCCAGGAAGATGCAATTAGCCGATGTCATAAACTTAATTAGTCAAGACCTATTTAGGTCCCAAGTGGGACTCTAATCTGGGGAACTGGGAATCTACACAGAGAAATAACAACCAGTGATGAAACTAGACAGAGGAGCAGGCATGAGTGTCAGGGGGGGAAAATACTCAACTTCGGAATGCCATGTAGAATTGGAGCTTATGGTTGACAGGGGAGGGTTAGAGAGAGCCTCCCAAACAGAAAAGTAGCCTGGGACAAGTGTGGGAAATGTTTGTGATAGGCTCAGCATCcctatctcagtggttagggtgttggcCATATGCAgggctgttgggttcaaacccatccagggcctgctaaacaacaataacaataacaaaaaaaacagccaggtgttgtggagggtgcctgtagtcccagatgcttgggaagctgaggcaagagaatcgcttaaccccaagagtttgaggttgctgtgagatatgatgccatggcattctatggagggtgacatagactctgtctcaaaaaaaaaaaaagaaaagaaaatggtgataGAAGAAGCCAGAAAGTTGACAAAAGGAGCTGGGGCATATATGTGTAATTGGCACAGGTATCCTGCAATGATGGGCATGTTAGCTTCTCCTCTTACTCAGTCTAGCCCTGGGCTGGACATCTGGAGCAGGACAAATGAACTGTAAAGGAGGGTGAGCTGGGACAGGTGAAGAGAAGTGAAGGAGGGTTTGGGGTGGCTGCCAGAGGGCGCTCTTGGCCTACTTAATTTCGATTTTGGGTCCAcattctttgccttttccagacaCTTTGCTCCAGTAATGCCTTATATGCCAACAGTCAGTCAGAAGTGGTCCAACTTGGATGACAGAGTTGAACATCCTGTGTACAGAGGCACAGCTAAGCACAGGTTCAGGAGAGACAGTAAATCTGCTCATCTTTAAAAAGGACTTATGTGTAAGGTTAAAGGAAataggggtgggggaggagagtaAAGTGTAGGTGAAGTCAGGAGCACCTGCAACTGGTTTTCATCAGAAAACacttcctgggcggcacctgtagctcagtgagtagggcgccgaacCCACgtaggctggtaggttcgaacccagcccactccagctaaacaaaaatgacaactgcaacaaaaaaatagctggcattgtggtgggcgtctgtagtcccggctacttgggaggctgggacaagagaattgcttaagcccaagagtttgaggttgctgtgagctgtgacgccacagcactctacccagggcgacacagttggaggaggctctgtctcaaaaaaaaaaaaaaaagaaagaaagaaacacttcgTAGACACAGTTAAAAGAGGGACTTCacaggtagtgcctgtggctcagggactagggtgctggccccatataccgagggtggcaggttcaaactcgggcctggccaaactacaacaaaaaaatagctgggtgttatggcaggcgcctgtggtcccagctacttgggaggctgaggtaagataatcacctaagcccaagagctggatgttgctgtgagctgtgatgccacagcactctaccgagggcgacaaaataagactgtctttaaaaaaaaaaaaaaagaggaactttacctaacaaatgcaatcagagcaacctggttctctgtaccctcaacgaatccccaacaattaaaaagaaaaaaaaggaaagcatttcTCTGGTGCCCCAACTTATGAGAGTAAGATATGCCCCCAAGGAGTCTGACTCTCTTCTAAAGCGTCTCTCTGGGAGGCTATGCAGGATTATTGCTTTTGTTTACAATCTGTTTGTAACTGCATTTTGGGAATGGCCTTCAGAGCCTACGGCATATTCTTTGGTTCTCATTTGTAGTATGTCTTCGTGCTTTGAGATCCtgaaaaaggggcggcgcctgtggctcagcgagcagggcaccggccccatataccgagggtggcaggttcaaacccggcctggccaaactgcaaaaaaatagctgggcgttgtggcgggcgcctgtagtcccagctactcgggaggctgaggcaggagaatcgcctaagcccgggagttggaggttgctgtgagctgtgtgacgccacggcactctaccgagggcgataaagtgaaactctgtctctacaaaaaaaaaaaaagatcctgaaaAGGCTGATGAGATCGCACctgcctgtagtatcagctactcagtgggctgaggtggaaggaatgCTTGATCCTAGAAGTTTTTCCTGGACAAGATAGTAAGACactacatctcaaaaaaagagattCTCGCTTAAGTATAGTTCAGAGCTGCAGTGGGCtactgtcacctgggtagagtgctgtggcatcatagctcacagaaacctccaactcttgggctcaagtgatcctcttgcctcaatttttctatttttagtagagatgggggtctcgcttttactcaggctggtctcaaactctgagctcaagcaatctacctgcctcggcctcccagagtgctagtattataggtgtgagccaccgtgcgcAGCCTATGCAGTGGGCTatttgatgccactgcactatggcctgggcagcaaagcaagaccctatctctctttttgtttatttccttttttgtgatcctgtctctaaaaacaaatccTGAtgagaagttattttattttggttgtaaGACTAGTATAAACAAGGTTTCCTCTGCAACTTCAGTCTTTAAATGATTCTTAATCTCTCATGGCTTGTAGATCTTTTGAGAATTTGATGAAAGCTGTAGACTGATCATACACATCTATTTGCATGTAATTTGGGGCTTTCATTATGTCCCTGGAGcccatctttttttgttgttgttgttgcaatttggccggggccgggtttgaacccgccaccctcagtatttggtgctggcaccctactcactgagccacaggcaccacccttttttatttttttgagacagtctcaagctgtcttcctgggtagagtgctgtgatgtcacagctcacaacaacctccaactcttgggcttaagcaattcgtttgcctcagcctcccaagtagctgggactacaggtgcctaccacaactcccagctatttattttggttctagttctcatcattgttgtttggtggcccaggctggatttgaaccctccagctctggtgtatgtggctggcgccctagccgcttgagctacaggcgccaagcctggagcCAATCTTTAACTCCATGGTTCTCAGCCATGTGTGTAAGGCCAGCCTAATGGTAACAGTTAAAAAAGATTCCAAGTGGGCCAGGCgaggtggatcatgcctgtaatcctagtactgtgggaggcccggagcaggtggattacttgagctcaggagttcgagaccaacctaagcaagagtgagacctcatttctactaaaaatagtcaagcattgtggtaggctcctaTGTTCCCActtatgcaggaggctgaggcaggaggatcacttgaacccaggagtttgaggttgctgtgagttaaggaGTTAGgtagacgccatggcactctagcctaggcagcagagtgagactctgtctcaaaaaaaaaaaagacttcaggtGGCAAGCCAGAACTTACACACACATTCCAAAAGAGTGAGATTTAGAACTAAAGGCAAATCTGTCACTGGAATAGAGATTAATGGGAAGGTAAGGAGCGTTGGCAATCTGAGTCCAAACAGGACTCAATTACACCATGGAAATTACCTACTAATGGGGAAGAGGAAGGTGGGTTTCAGTAGAAAGAATACTTGTAGGAGAGGGCATTTCAAGGATGAGGCATGTGGGCAAGTGGTGGAGAAAACCCAAAAGGCCATGATGAGCTTTTAGAATATAGGGATTTGCCAGTctgcgcaagagcaagaccctgtctctaaaaatagccaggcgttgtggcaagtgcctatagtcctagctacttgggaggctaaggcaagaaaatcacttgagcccaagagtttgaggttgctgtaactatgacgccatggctcaaaaaaaaaagaacacaggggTTCCACCGCTCAGTCTTTCTTCTCACCAACTCCTTTTCTGCACTTGTTCCAGATCTTGAAGATACTCACAGGGAAGATAGTGGTGGGGCATGCCATTCACAACGACTTCAAAGCCCTTCAGTACTTTCACCCCAAGTCCCTCACCCGTGACACCTCCCATATCCCCCTTCTCAACCAGAAGGCGGACTGCCCAGAGAATGCCACCATGTCTCTGAAGAGTCTCACCAAGAAGCTGCTGAACCGGGATATCCAGGTAGCCTCTTCCTACATGATAGCTCGCATGCTGCCCCCATCTCAGGTGTGGTGGGGGCTCTTGTTGCTGTCTCTCTCTAGGCTCTGACTCTGGAAGTCCTCTGGTTGTAGAAGTCCAGGCAGGCTACTTTGGGAAGTGCTTTGGGTTAGGGGCCTACTTCAAAAAATGAAGGAAGTCCTAGATGGGcataaaatcctaacaaaaaaaggaaaaaagcaggtAGTTGTGGTCTAGAAGACCATGTAGTGGATACAAGGACCACTTGTGTAATTCACATGCTTGGCATCCCATGAAGAAGTGCCCATGTGGCAGGGAGTTGTGGACTCATGCTGTATATAGCACAGTTAAGGAACTAGGGGTAGTTGGACACTCAGAAGGCCTGTCTTTGGTATGTTCTACAGAACTTAAAATAACATGATTTAACACATGTTGCTGCAGAGAGGATTGAGGTAAACAGTAGCAAAGATCTCCTAGGAGTTAAACTCCTGGAATTAGGTAAGGAGTAAGGCCCCATCAGAGTTGTGTCTTCTGTGAGGTGGGGGCTGGAGAAGGAATGCAGAGTTAGctgggaggagaagaaaaagccTCTTATGGTTTCAGGCTCTTGTCTTCTTCCCTTGTTCAGGTTGGGAAAAGCGGACATTCGTCTGTGGAAGATGCCCAGGCCACCATGGAGCTGTACAAATTGGTTGAGGTCGAGTGGGAACAGCATCTGGCCCAGAATCCCCCAAAAGACTAGCAGCAGTGGGGACACTGGTGAtgtgggcaggcagaggcagcagccagGAGAAACAGGGCTGTGGACCAATGGACAGCTCTACTAGCTCCACATCTTTGGAAGCTGGAATTGTTGGGGAGAGACAAGCTCTACCCTAGCTTAATATCCATTGAAATTTCACCTCAGGTGTTGTGTCCTGTGTCTGGTTAAATGTCCCATGGAAGTGGGCGCCTCCACATCAGAAACAGCCCTATCCTGTTTACCTCCTAAATGGTGCTAACCGTGTGTCCCAGGGTGCTTGGTGCCAATCAAGCTTCTTGACTTTCAAGAGCAAGGCACACTGGGAAATGTGGTTCACAAACTGCCTTATCGTTAGGGTGGCCATGTATCTCATTTTATGCCTTTTATTCTGAGTAATTCACAGCATACTCTTTAATTCTCAAAAGTATCCTGGTTGGTTAATTAATTGTATGGTCACCTTACATTTCATAGACTCTGCTTTTGGCTCAGAGTCTCTATCTGTGTCAGGACATTGCCTGTTCTTCCCTCCTTGACTGCAAGAGGAGCCATTCCTGATGAGGTTTAGTCTCCTTAGGTGTACAAGGCTGTAAAGGTAAGAACGTGGCTTGGAAATCAACTTTTTTGATTAGGGGAAACAGTTTCTTTCCTAAGATAATAGAGGATTTATTTAATTTAGATCCTGCTCAGTaggttaaaaaacaatttaaagagcTTTAATGGTTTTTAGTCTTCTTTCATCTTGTTAAACCAAGCCTCAAAAAACTCCAGTTATTCCCATGATAAATTTTTATACTGGAAAAGCAATTGTATAGTGGTTTCTTTTTAACTTCATGTTAAATATAATAGCTTTGTTACAAGGCGTTGTGGGCTATAGTCCCAGGGGGGTTTCCTGCATCTCTGGATGGTAGGAAGTCACTAGGAAGCACTGACCAAGCCTTTGTATGTAACCCGCATTACACGCATGTTGCTTTATCATCCCTACCACAAATCATTGCACATTCTTAAAAGGACACCCCAAGCTATGTGAACCCCCTCACACAGAGGATATGTGACCAGGAGAGTGAGGCAGAGAATGAATCAGAGAGTGGGCGTGAGGGAATGCTGGTGACAGCAGCCTGGTTGCTGCTGCCAGCTCCTCAGTGGTACACACCCTCATCTTGGGAAGGTGAGTCATGGGTCCGACCCGTGTCTACAATTACTGTCTTGCACTCCTTGAGAGAACACAGACTCCCTGTCTACCCCAGGACTGTTTCCCTCTTGTTCACCCTGGTCTTGTTCCAGGGTCCAGAGTCACAATCATGGCTGCCTGTAGAAGGGAATTTCTTGCACTGTGGGGTCTGCACAGGCAGCTCTGTTGAACTCTGAGTTGGctcttggggaggccaaggtatgTCGTGTCCATGACTGGTTAAAGGGTATTGAGCATCCTCATAAGGTGGAAAGTGGGGACAACCTAGGAAGACCACAACAAAAGTAGGAATATATATGGAAGGATGCAAGTCTTGATTACTCTGTGGTAACTAGGAAATTCTCATTTAACTGCAGTCTTTAGGGTACTTGTTGGCTGAAAGAAAATTGGCTTTGCATGTGTCTCAGTCAAGTAGCAACAGGCTTTCATGCTCCATCCACCAGAACCCCTGTATCTAGAAAGGCACCTGGGCTCAGTTCAGTGTTGGAAAGAACTCAGTCTTACAAAGACCTTGCAGACATTTCCTTAACTCTTCACCCTCATTATACTTTCTAGTCAGTGTCTTGCTTGTGCCTGGGGATCCCCTGTACTTCGTTTCCTGGCTTCATCCGATTATGGTAGGGCAAACCCTTTGTAGACTGTTGCCTGAATCCCAATCAGCAAGTTGTTTTGTCTTAAATGTCAGGTCTTTCAGAGTGGAGCATGGGTGTGACAAAATATAAGCTCTTGTTAGTAATACTCATTCTTGGCACAGCACaatgaagttttctttctttgtttcttttttgagatagagtctcactatgttaccctaggtagagtgccatggtgtcacagttcacagcaacctcaaactcttaggcttaagtgattcttttgcctcagcctcctaatttatctgggactacaggtgcctgccacaacgccccgctatttttctgttgcagttgtcattgttgcttagcttgCCCgagctggtttcgaacctgccagcctcggtgtatgtggccagcactgtaaccactctgctatgggtgccgagcccacataaagtttttttttgtttgtttgtttgtttgttttttgcagtttttggctggggctggtcttgaacctgccacccccagtatatggggccggtgccctacttgagccacaggtgctgcccacaatgAAGTTTTCTAATACTGAGACCCTCTTCTGCAGATGAGAATGAGAAATGAGTGGTAAGAATGTTGTAAGAACCACATTCTGCCAGATATGCTTGTGATAGTCTAAAACTTCaattaggggtggcacctgtggctcagtgagcagagcactCAAACTTGccacccatataccaaggatggcaagTTCCAGCCCggttccagccaaactgcaatgaaaaaatagccgggcgttgtggctggcacctgtggtcccaactactcgagaggctgaggcaggagaatcacctaagcccaggagtttgaggttgctatgagctgtgacgccatggcactttatctagggtgataaagtgaaactctgtctcaaaaaaaaaaagaattcttgctAAAACTTCAATTAGCAGAATGGTCCTTATAAGGGAAAAGgagcatatattaatattttgaaatttcaagcAATAGCTCCTCCCTTGACctttaagaaccactgatctagtcaggcgcagtggctcatgcctgtagagataggcgggtggattgcctgagctcacaggttcaagactaggactagcctgaataagagtgagacctagtctctaaaaatagccgggttttctggcgagcgcctgtagtcctagctactgggaggctgaggtaagagaattgcttaagcccaagatttgaggttgctgtgagctgtgatgccacaggactctacccagggctacaaagtgaactgtctcaaaaaaaaaaataaaaatgaaccacAGATCTAGAGAAGGCTCCAAGGAGGAATCATTTGATTACTAGTTTAACAGATAATTACAGATGACAATAGGAAAGATCTACGGTGCTATAATTATGGACTTGCCCCAAGGCACATTAGTCCAAGTTCAAGCTTAGAGAGACAAACACCTATGAATGCACTATACTAGGTGCATCTGTGTACTGTTGCTCACAAAGCACTTTCACTTTCCCTATATTGTAGAGCAAGTCCCCAGACAGCCAGCAGCTTAACAGCAAGTTACTTTACATTAATACTGGGTTCCAAGCTTGATTTTTGCCACTCAAGTATATTTGTGACAATAAGTCACTTTGCTTCTTGGCATCTCAATGGTTCTAGTGCCAAAATCCTGGGATTCTTTTCTAACCTTAGTGTTGAAGTGATGTTTGCTATCATGAATAAcaataaaggcaaaaaaataatactaaaggCAGCCATTAATTGGTATTTGTCAGACACTGTACTAGCCCCACTTGGTGCATTATCTCATTCTCTATAAGGTGGGTAGTACTGTAATTtgacagttgaggaaactgagactgacAAAAGATGAGAAGTCTTTCACAAGCCAAATATCTGGAGGTTGGCGGTGCTGGCATTCAGACCTGCCAAATC is a genomic window containing:
- the ISG20L2 gene encoding interferon-stimulated 20 kDa exonuclease-like 2 gives rise to the protein MSTLLLNLDFGEPPPKKTLEGNAKHRNFVKKRRLLERRGFLNKKNQPPSKAPKFHSEPPKKGESLREDGTWKIPTFPKRKKTAASSSGSEQPGDKKASVSWLTPAPSKKADSVVANVDLLGEFQSALPKIKSPPSSSQKKGPQKKPFQKNPPQKNTPQNSTQAHSENKCFGTSQKLPKKMVAIDCEMVGTGPKGHVSSLARCSIVSYNGDVVYDEYILPPCHIVDYRTRWSGIRKQHMVNATPFKIARGQILKILTGKIVVGHAIHNDFKALQYFHPKSLTRDTSHIPLLNQKADCPENATMSLKSLTKKLLNRDIQVGKSGHSSVEDAQATMELYKLVEVEWEQHLAQNPPKD